A stretch of Komagataella phaffii GS115 chromosome 2, complete sequence DNA encodes these proteins:
- a CDS encoding Protein of the SUN family (Sim1p, Uth1p, Nca3p, Sun4p) that may participate in DNA replication, whose protein sequence is MKISALTACAVTLAGLAIAAPAPKPEDCTTTVQKRHQHKRAVAYDYVYVTVTINGQGETISPTVVAELETVSTPATSSSAVATSSAPATTSSIPETTSAQVTTSSVAESTSAQFTSSTEEASSSVEQTTQSSSSSSPSSSSSSSSSSGSSSGSSSGGIDGDLSWYSGPGNKFQDGTIKCSEFPSGNGVVALDHLGFGGWSGLYHPSDTSTGGICEPDTYCSYACQSGMSKTQWPSEQPDNGVSVGGLYCDSDGYLYRSKKDTDYLCEWGIDVAYVVSEIGKTAAICRTDYPGTENMVIPTVVSPGGELPLTTVDQSSYYTWRGMKTSAQYYVNDAGVDWTTGCTWGDYGTDYGNWAPLNFGAGYDNGISYLSLIPNPNNKDSLNYNVKIVAYDDSSVVIGECKYENGSYNGNGSDGCTVAVNSGKAKFVLY, encoded by the coding sequence ATGAAGATATCCGCTCTTACAGCCTGCGCTGTTACTCTAGCTGGTCTTGCAATTGCAGCACCAGCTCCAAAGCCTGAAGATTGTACTACTACAGTGCAGAAACGTCACCAACACAAACGTGCTGTCGCATACGATTACGTTTATGTCACAGTGACTATCAATGGCCAAGGTGAAACCATTTCTCCAACTGTTGTGGCAGAACTTGAGACGGTTTCCACGCCTGCAACAAGCTCATCCGCAGTTGCAACTTCTTCTGCTCCTGCAACCACTTCTTCAATCCCAGAGACAACTTCTGCACAAGTGACCACCTCTTCTGTTGCAGAGTCCACTTCAGCGCAATTCACTTCATCTACCGAAGAagcctcttcttctgttgAGCAAACGACTCaatcaagttcaagttcaagtcCAAGTTCCAGTTCCAGTTCAAGTTCGAGCTCAGGCTCTAGTTCAGGATCCAGTTCCGGTGGAATCGATGGAGACCTAAGCTGGTACTCAGGTCCTGGAAACAAATTCCAGGATGGTACTATAAAGTGTTCCGAGTTCCCATCCGGTAACGGTGTTGTTGCCTTGGACCATCTCGGATTCGGAGGATGGTCAGGATTATACCACCCATCTGATACCTCTACTGGTGGGATCTGTGAACCAGACACCTACTGCTCTTATGCCTGCCAATCAGGTATGTCGAAGACACAATGGCCATCTGAACAACCGGACAATGGTGTTTCCGTTGGTGGTCTGTATTGTGATTCTGATGGATACCTTTACCGTTCCAAGAAAGACACTGACTATCTATGTGAATGGGGTATTGATGTCGCCTATGTTGTCAGTGAAATTGGTAAAACTGCTGCCATCTGTAGAACCGACTATCCAGGAACTGAAAACATGGTTATACCAACTGTTGTGAGTCCGGGTGGAGAACTCCCTCTGACAACAGTTGACCAATCCTCTTACTATACGTGGAGGGGAATGAAGACTTCGGCCCAATACTACGTGAACGATGCTGGTGTTGACTGGACCACCGGTTGTACCTGGGGAGACTATGGAACCGACTACGGTAACTGGGCGCCATTGAACTTTGGTGCCGGTTACGACAACGGCATTTCATACCTTTCTTTAATCCCTAACCCTAACAACAAGGACTCCTTGAACTATAATGTCAAGATTGTTGCTTATGATGATTCTTCTGTCGTTATCGGCGAGTGCAAGTATGAAAATGGTTCATACAATGGAAACGGTTCCGACGGTTGTACCGTTGCTGTCAACAGCGGTAAGGCCAAGTTTGTGTTGTATTAA
- a CDS encoding Mitochondrial ribosomal protein of the small subunit gives MLSFRRFKSSVFGDIKTINYKDLLGYHQVGGLSKTYFVPRTSKGNLPVYKDYKRKVPYTEIRRVSGDLTSLRNDLQEALKGQTNKNDYKCVIQSQKVIIKGNHVEAVTKLLAEKF, from the coding sequence ATGCTGTCATTCCGACGATTCAAATCATCGGTGTTTGGAGACATCAAAACTATTAACTACAAAGACCTTTTAGGATATCACCAAGTAGGAGGGCTGAGCAAGACATATTTCGTCCCAAGGACGTCTAAAGGAAATTTGCCTGTATACAAGGATTACAAGAGAAAGGTCCCTTACACAGAGATTCGCAGGGTAAGCGGAGACCTGACGTCTTTACGAAACGACTTGCAGGAGGCTCTGAAAGGCCAGACTAATAAGAATGACTACAAGTGTGTGATTCAAAGTCAGAAGGTGATAATCAAAGGTAACCATGTGGAAGCTGTGACTAAACTCTtggctgaaaagttttga
- a CDS encoding Nit protein has translation MVLIAAGQMCSGADLAINGRAAARLAEKAAHMGCKALFLPEAADYVARNATHSKSLCMPSESSPFVLTLQSKIRELKALGRPLCVCVGVHEPANDARGRVKNTLLWLNSHGDIAQRYQKLHLFDVALEDGRSLRESDSVQPGANLIPPFNSPVGKVGLAICYDIRFPELSLRLRALGAQLLAFPSAFTMRTGAAHWELLGRARAVDTQCYVVMAAQAGRHGTGESVGLTGEAPALPRESYGHAMIVDPWGSILAQCSDVGRGTEDICIADIDLDRLDTVRRDMPLWEQRRSDVFGNC, from the coding sequence ATGGTTTTGATTGCAGCCGGACAGATGTGTTCTGGCGCAGATTTAGCCATTAATGGTAGAGCTGCTGCTAGGCTGGCCGAAAAGGCTGCTCATATGGGATGTAAAGCGTTGTTTCTTCCGGAGGCTGCTGACTACGTTGCACGTAATGCAACACACTCCAAGTCACTTTGTATGCCCTCGGAATCATCGCCATTTGTTTTGACTTTACAGAGTAAGATAAGAGAACTGAAGGCTTTAGGGAGACCTTTGTGCGTGTGTGTGGGGGTTCACGAACCAGCTAATGATGCCAGAGGAAGAGTCAAAAATACGTTACTGTGGCTCAATAGTCATGGGGATATTGCACAAAGGTATCAAAAGTTGCATTTGTTTGATGTGGCTTTAGAAGATGGACGTTCCTTACGTGAAAGTGATTCGGTACAACCAGGTGCCAACCTGATTCCACCTTTCAATTCCCCAGTGGGCAAAGTTGGCTTGGCTATTTGTTATGATATTAGGTTTCCTGAGTTGTCCTTGAGACTTCGTGCCCTTGGGGCTCAACTGCTAGCGTTCCCTTCAGCCTTTACCATGCGTACTGGTGCCGCACACTGGGAATTGTTGGGAAGAGCTAGAGCTGTTGACACACAATGTTATGTGGTAATGGCTGCTCAAGCTGGGCGTCATGGCACTGGAGAGAGTGTAGGACTCACAGGCGAGGCTCCTGCCTTACCTCGTGAATCGTATGGTCATGCAATGATTGTTGATCCGTGGGGATCAATTCTTGCCCAGTGTTCTGACGTAGGCCGTGGAACAGAGGATATTTGTATAGCAGATATTGATTTGGATAGACTGGACACGGTTAGACGGGATATGCCTTTGTGGGAACAACGGAGATCTGATGTCTTTGGCAATTGCTAG
- a CDS encoding CAP (cyclase-associated protein) subunit of adenylyl cyclase complex: MTDALQGLNLVTLLKRLDAATTRLEDITIFQESIIQREQPFPSEILNNSESQSVQQGSSRLDSSASDFTETKIEAEKPSITAYEKLYNDHVAPFLALSKELDETLGKQVQFFANAFQEQLKLLKAVVRSRKVEITDSTFLEAVKPTNTLLREVFAIKDDNRRSEFFDNLNSVAEGAPVLGWLYVNTPVSYIPEYKDAASFWTNKVLKKFRDTDSRQVEWVKQFLGIFDALRDYAKEYHTTGASWDANGTEFKEALKSSGSPTNAPLASASAPVAGGPPPPPPPPPADVFQTDDSKGKKPQGMGAVFADLNKGEAITSGLRKVDKSEMVHKNPELRQSNVVPANKEKPGKPQPPKKPSGLSTKKPARKELQDNKWLVENYDGEQEIVIEGEMQQSVFISKCDNSTITIRGKVAAVSLTQCSKVGLVVDSLVSGIDVIKSRGFGVQVLGNVPTITIDQSDNGQIYLGAESLGTEIYASSTTSLNINVPDEDGDFREMAAPEQFKHTVAGGNLQTTVVEHVG, from the exons ATGACAGACGCTTTACAAGGTCTTAACCTTGTGACTTTATTGAAAAG GCTTGATGCTGCTACCACCCgtttggaagatattaCCATCTTTCAGGAGAGtatcattcaaagagaacaacCATTTCCATCTGAAATTCTGAATAACTCTGAATCCCAATCGGTTCAGCAAGGAAGCTCTCGACTTGATAGTTCTGCCTCTGACTTTACGGAAACTAAGATCGAAGCAGAGAAACCATCAATTACAGCCTACGAGAAATTATATAATGACCATGTGGCCCCATTCTTAGCTTTATCAAAGGAGCTTGATGAAACATTAGGTAAACAGGTCCAGTTTTTTGCCAATGCTTTCCAGGAGCAGTTGAAACTTCTTAAAGCAGTTGTTAGATCTCGTAAGGTGGAGATAACTGATAGCacttttttggaagctgTCAAGCCAACTAATACTTTGCTCCGAGAAGTATTCGCCATAAAGGATGACAACCGTCGCtctgaattctttgataatCTTAATTCCGTTGCTGAGGGAGCTCCTGTTTTAGGATGGCTGTATGTCAATACTCCGGTATCGTATATTCCAGAATATAAAGATGCAGCTTCCTTCTGGACTAACaaggttttgaagaaatttcGTGACACAGACAGTCGCCAAGTAGAATGGGTCAAACAATTTCTGGGTATTTTTGATGCTTTGAGAGATTATGCTAAAGAGTACCACACAACTGGTGCCTCATGGGATGCTAACGGAACTGAGTTCAaggaagctttgaaaagttctgGATCACCCACAAATGCTCCCTTAGCTAGTGCTTCTGCTCCTGTTGCTGGAGGTCCCCCGCCACCCCCTCCACCTCCTCCTGCTGATGTTTTTCAGACTGATGATTCGAAAGGGAAGAAACCACAAGGAATGGGAGCCGTGTTTGCTGACTTAAACAAAGGAGAAGCTATTACATCAGGTCTGCGTAAAGTAGACAAATCAGAAATGGTTCATAAGAATCCTGAACTGCGCCAATCTAATGTTGTTCCAGCTAATAAGGAAAAACCAGGAAAGCCTCAACCTCCAAAGAAACCGTCTGGTTTGTCTACAAAGAAACCTGCGCGTAAGGAATTGCAAGACAACAAATGGCTGGTCGAAAATTACGATGGTGAACAAGAGATTGTCATTGAAGGAGAGATGCAGCAGAGTGTATTCATCAGCAAGTGTGACAACTCGACAATCACAATTCGTGGCAAAGTTGCTGCTGTCTCATTGACTCAATGCTCCAAGGTTGGTCTAGTAGTAGACTCCTTGGTGTCTGGAATTGATGTTATCAAAAGTCGTGGATTCGGCGTTCAGGTACTAGGGAATGTCCCCACCATCACCATTGACCAATCTGATAACGGTCAAATATATTTGGGAGCAGAAAGCCTGGGAACCGAGATTTACGCATCATCTACCACATCGTTGAACATAAATGTCCCAGATGAAGACGGAGATTTCCGAGAGATGGCAGCCCCTGAACAGTTCAAACATACGGTGGCTGGAGGCAATCTACAAACCACAGTTGTAGAGCACGTCGGTTAG
- a CDS encoding Para-aminobenzoate (PABA) synthase, which yields MTILLIDCYDSFTFNLKSLIEQATEEKCVAIHNDSFKPDEYESRLVPFLNQFSCIFIGPGPGNPTYSEDVGIIPFVFANSAHIPILGICLGFQVLCYQFGADVEYLKDVKHGQVYKIQVNKENDDFGLFEGCDNFAGVRYHSIHVRNFTDKLIPLAFTVDEDEVDSKVIMAAKHHKFPFYGVQYHPESICSEMGSTLIKNFYRIVKSMRPTTDVELHDPHTILHEPLFNRLNISKSTELQFKRLESALNPIDIVEIFQRYNQDSLLLNSVSSPGTWSIIGLPINYESKVFTHVRTEDQNVLYTHNWKEEKKEKESIDSFWKELAAFMKERYFPQNTIDGIEVPFVGGMLGVLSYEEGEFINFQTLESIGKDIPTSKLCFIERFILKQNNSGTYFICSIKAGDDNWLNESLDRLHVSHDAMSNVPNSLKDLTNNLTIVKPTQESYDSKFDQCQTYLKQGDSYELCLTDQTFIHLDREITPWQVYKVLTKRNPAPYSAYLKFDDCVLISSSPERFLEWDNEKVELRPIKGTVKLSDSLTYKQGCEILKSSKEKAENLMIVDLIRHDLYNFLSEVAVPELMVIEQYENILQLVSVIRGSFKGSTYSGIDILSQSLPPGSMTGAPKKRSVELLQRLENNQPRGLYSGVCGYWSVNNHSDWSVVIRSTFHYPNDNKNTESTNCWRIGAGGAITVLSTADGEYEEMAVKLERALQAFE from the coding sequence ATGACTATACTCTTAATAGATTGTTATGACTCGTTCactttcaatttgaaaagtctGATTGAGCAAGCAACAGAAGAGAAATGCGTCGCCATACACAATGATTCATTCAAGCCCGACGAATACGAATCTAGACTTGTGCCTTTTCTGAATCAATTCTCTTGCATATTTATAGGCCCAGGCCCAGGAAACCCCACGTATAGTGAGGACGTTGGGATAATTCCATTTGTTTTTGCCAACTCGGCTCATATCCCCATTCTGGGCATTTGCTTGGGATTTCAGGTGCTATGCTACCAATTCGGCGCTGATGTTGAGTATCTGAAAGACGTCAAACATGGCCAAGTATACAAAATCCAGGTCAACaaggaaaatgatgattttggTTTGTTTGAAGGTTGCGATAATTTTGCAGGCGTTCGTTACCACTCCATCCATGTTAGAAACTTTACAGACAAACTGATACCATTGGCATTTACTGTGGACGAAGATGAGGTAGACTCAAAGGTAATAATGGCTGCAAAACACCATAAATTTCCCTTCTATGGTGTACAGTACCATCCTGAATCTATCTGTTCTGAAATGGGCTCTACTCtaatcaaaaacttttatCGAATTGTCAAAAGTATGAGACCGACAACGGATGTTGAGCTTCATGATCCACACACAATTTTGCATGAACCACTATTTAACAGGttgaacatttccaaaTCCACTGAACTTCAATTTAAGCGACTTGAATCTGCCTTAAACCCGATAGATATTGTAGAGATTTTTCAACGCTATAACCAAGACTCTCTTTTACTCAACAGTGTATCCTCTCCGGGAACATGGTCAATTATTGGTCTTCCAATTAATTACGAGTCTAAAGTATTTACCCATGTCCGAACTGAAGATCAAAACGTTCTTTACACGCACAATTggaaagaggaaaagaaagaaaaggaaagtATCGactctttctggaaagaattgGCTGCATTTATGAAAGAGAGATACTTCCCGCAAAATACTATTGATGGCATCGAAGTCCCATTTGTAGGCGGAATGTTGGGCGTTCTTTCATATGAGGAAGGTGAATTTATTAACTTCCAGACTTTGGAATCCATTGGAAAGGATATCCCGACTTCCAAGTTATGttttattgaaagatttattttgaaacagaatAATTCCGGTACATATTTCATTTGTTCCATTAAAGCTGGCGATGATAACTGGCTCAATGAATCGTTAGATCGATTACATGTGAGCCACGATGCAATGAGCAATGTcccaaattctttgaaagatctgaCGAATAATCTAACGATTGTCAAACCAACACAAGAGAGCTAtgattccaagtttgatcAATGCCAGACTTACTTAAAGCAAGGTGATTCATACGAGTTGTGTCTCACAGATCAGACCTTTATTCACCTTGATAGGGAGATTACACCCTGGCAGGTTTATAAGGTTCTTACTAAGAGAAATCCTGCTCCATATTCTGCTTATCTGAAGTTTGATGATTGCGTattgatttcttcctcaCCTGAAAGATTTTTGGAGTGGGATAACGAGAAAGTTGAGCTACGCCCAATCAAGGGAACCGTAAAGCTTTCAGACTCTCTAACATATAAACAGGGATGtgagattttgaaatctaGCAAGGAGAAAGCTGAGAACCTGATGATTGTTGACCTCATCAGACATGATCTTTACAACTTTCTATCGGAAGTTGCAGTTCCTGAATTGATGGTAATTGAGCAGTACGAAAACATTCTTCAGCTCGTTAGCGTGATCCGAGGATCCTTCAAGGGGTCTACATATTCTGGAATTGATATCCTTTCACAATCTTTACCACCTGGTTCAATGACTGGTGCTCCCAAGAAACGGTCTGTTGAACTACTACAACGATTGGAAAATAACCAGCCACGTGGTTTATACTCCGGAGTCTGTGGTTATTGGTCTGTAAATAACCACAGTGACTGGTCTGTGGTGATCAGGTCGACCTTTCATTATCCAAATGACAACAAAAACACTGAATCCACTAATTGCTGGAGAATTGGAGCTGGAGGTGCTATCACTGTTCTCAGTACTGCAGATGGTGAATATGAGGAAATGGCTGTCAAATTGGAAAGGGCACTTCAAGCATTTGAGTAA
- a CDS encoding Beta 3 subunit of the 20S proteasome involved in ubiquitin-dependent catabolism, with product MSNPASINGGSAVAMVGKDCVAIACDLRLGNQSLGVANNFEKVFQFGHVFLGLTGLATDVITLNETFRFKTNLYKMREERDIEPETFANLVSTSLYEKRFGPYFVGPIVAGINSKTNQPFICSFDSIGCIDYSKDFAVVGTASDQLYGMCEGLYEPNLSPDDLFETISQALLNANDRDALSGWGAAVYIITKDKISKRYLKSRQD from the coding sequence ATGTCGAATCCTGCGTCCATTAACGGTGGTTCAGCGGTGGCCATGGTAGGAAAGGACTGTGTAGCCATTGCCTGTGATTTAAGGCTGGGTAACCAATCATTGGGGGTAGCTaataattttgaaaaagtatTTCAATTCGGACATGTGTTTCTAGGGTTGACAGGGTTGGCCACGGATGTTATCACTTTAAATGAGACTTTTAGATTCAAGACAAACCTTTATAAAATGCGAGAGGAAAGGGACATCGAGCCAGAGACTTTTGCTAACCTAGTGTCAACCAGTTTGTATGAGAAGCGATTTGGGCCTTACTTCGTCGGACCAATTGTTGCAGGTATCAACTCAAAGACAAACCAACCATTTATATGTTCATTTGATTCAATCGGATGTATTGACTATTCCAAGGACTTTGCAGTGGTGGGCACGGCATCGGATCAGTTGTATGGTATGTGCGAGGGGCTTTACGAACCAAATTTGTCGCCAGATGACCTTTTTGAAACCATCAGCCAGGCGCTGTTAAATGCCAACGATAGAGATGCTTTATCAGGATGGGGTGCTGCCGTCTACATAATTACAAAAGATAAGATCAGCAAAAGATATCTTAAATCTCGTCAAGATTAG
- a CDS encoding Plasma membrane multidrug transporter of the major facilitator superfamily: MTNEKLDLEKRDKPEEATVETSQVYSISTRPEKLIICFLCAFTGFCSSVSMPIYFPILNQVREYFPISESVNNLAVVCYLIFQGIGPALLSPIADVIGRRPLILMLLLLYTVANIALALTRKFWLLLVLRCLQAFSIAPAVSIASGVVGDLVDRESRGSYVGMVSGCLLMGQAIGPLLGGAVDEGFQSWRAVFWFLAVLGMLVFTLDFSFLPETNRSIVGNMSKEPRRLWNYCPILLLPSYQRRLDDSAQTDPHPHYNLLDTFRILIAPPVYLTLIPCSILFASWTCCLTTLATELENHYHYSTLKIGLVFISSGVGCVLGSFATGKILDRSYRCQKLKSEFSIYKARLSIYWVYTLICVASQLTFGWTLDKRTHPAPIIITIFFFTWACLGTMTMSTTLLIDMFPGQSSTATSCVNITRCLMSALFVGVLTKMIAAMTIGGCYTFFAGISLVAMIPVLYVARRGTKYKL; encoded by the coding sequence ATgacaaatgaaaaattggatttggagaagagGGACAAGCCAGAGGAGGCAACCGTTGAGACTTCTCAAGTTTACTCTATATCAACCAGGCCAGAAAAACTCATAATATGTTTCTTATGTGCCTTCACTGGTTTCTGTTCCTCGGTGTCGATGCCGATCTATTTCCCGATCTTGAACCAAGTTCGAGAATATTTTCCGATCTCAGAATCTGTCAATAATTTAGCTGTTGTCTGTTATCTTATCTTTCAAGGTATAGGACCGGCTCTACTATCCCCAATAGCCGATGTAATCGGTAGAAGGCCTCTAATTTTGATGCTTTTATTACTATACACAGTTGCCAACATAGCCTTGGCTTTGACtagaaagttttggttACTTCTAGTACTCAGATGCCTCCAGGCTTTCTCAATTGCACCAGCAGTTTCCATAGCATCAGGAGTGGTAGGAGACTTAGTTGACCGTGAGAGCAGGGGATCATACGTTGGAATGGTGTCTGGCTGTCTTTTAATGGGCCAGGCCATTGGTCCGCTCTTAGGAGGTGCCGTCGATGAAGGATTCCAATCATGGAGAGCTGTCTTTTGGTTCTTAGCAGTCCTGGGTATGTTGGTATTCACGCTggatttctctttcttaCCAGAGACGAATCGTTCTATCGTTGGAAACATGTCCAAGGAACCACGCAGACTTTGGAATTATTGTCCTATCTTGCTCCTACCATCGTACCAGAGACGACTGGATGACTCTGCCCAGACAGACCCACACCCTCATTACAATCTGCTGGACACCTTTAGGATCTTGATTGCGCCACCAGTATACTTAACGCTGATACCGTGCTCAATTCTTTTTGCAAGTTGGACTTGTTGTTTAACTACTCTTGCTACTGAGCTTGAGAATCATTACCATTATTCGACTTTAAAAATCGGATTAGTATTCATATCATCAGGAGTGGGATGTGTTTTAGGATCTTTTGCAACTGGAAAAATCCTTGACAGATCTTATCGTTGCCAGAAATTGAAGTCAGAGTTTTCCATTTACAAGGCAAGGCTCTCAATTTACTGGGTCTACACCCTCATCTGTGTGGCTTCCCAGTTAACATTTGGGTGGACTTTAGATAAAAGGACTCATCCAGCCCCCATCATCATCacaatatttttctttacaTGGGCATGTCTGGGAACAATGACTATGTCGACCACTCTTTTGATAGACATGTTCCCAGGACAGTCATCCACCGCCACTTCTTGCGTGAACATCACAAGATGCCTAATGAGCGCCCTATTCGTAGGAGTGCTAACCAAGATGATTGCAGCAATGACCATCGGTGGTTGCTACACTTTCTTTGCAGGTATCTCATTGGTTGCCATGATCCCTGTTCTCTATGTGGCTAGGAGGGGAACAAAATACAAACTGTAG
- a CDS encoding Nuclear actin-related protein involved in chromatin remodeling: MPGSEKELPPQKVYPLRDIPVSSHVAPFHSDYTPGVPIAIDFGKTSMRIGLVNKDSPTSVFPTVVSKSRDRKRNKMLILAGNDVYMEASNNKSNVKSPFDGQLITNWDSVETLLDYGFSHIGVSSPHGVENPIIINELLATPYMQRAGMYQLLFEAYNVPKVVSGVDAVFAYHYNTDSPNGLVIGTGHESTNVIPIVDGSAVLTYARRLDWGGNTAAQWLNSNISLKYPYFPSKISPQNAEYLVKDHCYVSTDYQKEISDYLTLETLEEKDRVIEASFVEVIKPQKTEEELQIEAEKRKESGRRLQEQARKQREEKLLQKEKEYEYYSALRANLEAGPRRDVLNSLVSEGFEDVEDFTKYLSGLEKSLKKARRQNALTGDGGEEEIEEPPSFPLIDIPDEQLDEDQIKEKRRQKLLKANMDARLKLKQEKEAAKLEELQTDLNGWIKARRDRLTAILQSKKERKKRKEELSNRKSRTAQQRMKKIASLAADNNGKGDSNRKRRGGAVTIDNDPNDTFGANDDDWAIYRAISAGDDEEAEEEEEQELLEIEEALLEFDPTFTIEDTYKRQYDWRSSIVHRFLRGPRPYDPEEQHQAHQIHLNVERIRVPEVLFQPSIAGVDQAGVAELCEDTVLRRLPSMTGFSGDQQQELLQNVFISGGLSYFENFEERLRREFQSFLPVERNVVIRRVSDPFNDAWKGMAKWSSSQGAQTSYLTRGEYLEMGVDYIKENAMGCVKL, translated from the exons ATGCCTGGTTCAGAGAAGGAGTTGCCTCCTCAGAAGGTCTATCCTCTAAGGGATATTCCGGTTTCCTCACATGTGGCGCCTTTTCATTCAGATTACACCCCAGGAGTTCCAATAGCTATagactttggaaaaactaGTATGAGGATAGGGCTGGTGAACAAGGATTCTCCAACATCCGTTTTCCCTACTGTGGTATCCAAGAGTCGTGACAGAAAGAGGAACAAGATGCTTATATTGGCAGGCAATGATGTTTACATGGAGGCAAGCAACAACAAGTCGAACGTAAAGTCTCCATTTGATGGACAATTAATCACCAATTGGGATTCTGTGGAAACACTATTGGATTACGGTTTTTCTCATATTGGAGTGTCATCTCCACATGGAGTTGAGAATCCGATTATCATCAATGAACTTCTTGCAACACCGTACATGCAAAGAGCTGGAATGTATCAGCTCTTGTTTGAAGCTTACAATGTTCCCAAAGTTGTTAGCGGTGTAGATGCGGTATTTGCCTACCATTACAATACCGATTCTCCAAATGGTCTTGTTATTGGAACGGGTCATGAGTCTACAAATGTTATACCTATAGTCGATGGAAGTGCTGTTTTAACTTACGCCAGAAGATTAGATTGGGGAGGAAATACGGCAGCCCAATGGTTGAATAGCAACATATCGTTGAAATATCCCTATTTTCCAAGCAAAATTTCCCCTCAAAATGCCGAGTATCTAGTGAAAGATCATTGTTATGTGTCTACTGATTATCAGAAAGAAATCTCAGATTATTTGACGTTAGAAACCttagaagagaaagatcGAGTTATTGAAGCTTCCTTCGTGGAAGTTATAAAACCACAAAAGACTGAGGAAGAGTTGCAAATAGAGGCggaaaagagaaaagagagCGGTCGTAGACTTCAAGAGCAGGCTCGTaaacaaagagaagaaaagcttttgcagaaagaaaaagaatacgAATACTATTCTGCACTTCGAGCAAACCTGGAAGCAGGTCCAAGGCGAGATGTATTGAATAGTTTAGTTTCtgaaggatttgaagaCGTTGAAGACTTTACGAAGTATTTATCAGGTTTGGAGAAGAGTCTTAAAAAAGCGAGACGACAGAACGCTTTGACTGGTGACGGAggggaagaagaaattgaggaaCCTCCAAGCTTCCCACTAATCGATATCCCCGACGAGCAGCTTGACGAGGATcaaataaaagaaaagagacGTCAGAAGCTTTTGAAGGCTAATATGGATGCTcgtttgaaattgaagcaagagaaagaggctgccaaacttgaagaactcC AGACTGATTTAAACGGATGGATCAAAGCCCGTAGAGATCGTCTGACAGCTATTTTAcaatccaagaaagaaagaaagaagcggaaagaagaactttcaaacaGAAAGTCTCGTACTGCCCAGcaaaggatgaagaagatagCATCGCTAGCAGCAGACAACAACGGTAAAGGTGATAGCAACCGAAAAAGGCGTGGAGGTGCTGTGACCATTGATAATGACCCTAACGATACATTTGGTGctaatgatgatgattgGGCAATTTACAGGGCAATTTCAGCCGGtgacgatgaagaagctgaggaagaagaagagcaagaacTCTTGGAAATAGAGGAAGCTCTTTTGGAGTTCGATCCAACATTTACAATTGAAGACACCTATAAGCGTCAATATGACTGGAGAAGTAGTATAGTACACAGATTCTTACGTGGTCCAAGACCATATGATCCCGAAGAACAGCATCAGGCACATCAAATTCATTTGAATGTGGAACGGATTAGAGTTCCGGAAGTGTTATTCCAACCTTCTATTGCAGGTGTTGACCAGGCAGGTGTTGCTGAGCTTTGTGAAGATACAGTACTACGTAGACTGCCCAGTATGACTGGATTTTCGGGAGATCAGCAGCAAGAGTTACTGCAAAACGTTTTTATTTCAGGAGGACTTTCctattttgaaaactttgaagagagaTTGCGCAGAGAATTTCAGAGCTTCTTACCCGTGGAGAGAAATGTTGTTATACGCAGAGTCTCGGACCCCTTCAATGATGCTTGGAAAGGAATGGCTAAATGGTCATCAAGTCAGGGTGCCCAAACGTCATATTTAACTCGGGGTGAATACCTCGAGATGGGGGTGGACTACATTAAGGAGAACGCGATGGGGTGTGTGAAGTTGTAG